In Tepidimonas taiwanensis, the following are encoded in one genomic region:
- the dapD gene encoding 2,3,4,5-tetrahydropyridine-2,6-dicarboxylate N-succinyltransferase: protein MTQQLQQIIENAWDNRSQLSPGNAPQEVVDAVEHVIESLNNGTLRVATRHGVGQWTVHQWIKKAVLLSFRLNDNELMRAGDLAFYDKVKTKFAHLSPQEMAAAGVRVVPPAVARRGSYIAKGAILMPSYVNIGAYVDEGTMVDTWATVGSCAQVGKNVHLSGGVGLGGVLEPLQANPTIIEDNCFIGARSEIVEGVIVEENSVISMGVYIGQSTPIYDRTTGEILYGRVPAGSVVISGSLPKEGGKYSLYAAIIVKRVDAQTRAKTSLNELLRD, encoded by the coding sequence ATGACGCAACAACTGCAACAAATCATCGAGAACGCCTGGGACAACCGCAGCCAGCTCTCGCCCGGCAACGCCCCTCAGGAGGTGGTGGACGCCGTCGAGCACGTCATCGAGTCGCTCAACAACGGCACGCTGCGGGTGGCCACCCGGCACGGCGTGGGCCAGTGGACCGTGCACCAGTGGATCAAAAAGGCGGTGCTGTTGAGCTTCCGGCTCAACGACAATGAGCTGATGCGCGCCGGCGATCTGGCGTTCTACGACAAGGTCAAGACCAAGTTCGCGCACCTGAGCCCGCAGGAAATGGCCGCGGCGGGCGTGCGCGTCGTGCCGCCCGCGGTGGCGCGGCGCGGCAGCTACATCGCCAAGGGCGCGATCCTCATGCCCTCCTACGTCAACATCGGGGCGTATGTGGACGAGGGCACGATGGTCGACACCTGGGCCACGGTCGGCTCGTGCGCCCAGGTCGGCAAGAACGTCCACCTGTCCGGCGGCGTGGGGCTCGGGGGCGTGCTCGAACCCCTGCAGGCCAACCCGACGATCATCGAGGACAACTGCTTCATCGGCGCGCGCTCCGAAATCGTCGAGGGCGTCATCGTCGAGGAAAACTCCGTCATCTCGATGGGCGTCTATATCGGCCAGAGCACGCCGATCTACGACCGCACCACCGGCGAGATCCTCTACGGGCGCGTGCCCGCGGGATCGGTCGTGATCAGCGGCAGCCTGCCCAAGGAGGGCGGCAAGTACAGCCTGTACGCGGCGATCATCGTCAAGCGCGTCGACGCGCAGACGCGCGCCAAGACCAGCCTCAACGAACTGCTGCGCGACTGA
- a CDS encoding PilT/PilU family type 4a pilus ATPase — MGLMEQLLRLMVEKNASDLYLSAGSAPLFKIHGNPVTVNAQRLPTDGPYRLLSEMVSVEDMRTFDRFGELNTAVSIPNMGRFRVSAMRQRGTCAVVVRYVNNRIPELPELGIPTILTDMIMAKRGLILIVGSTGSGKSTTIASLLEHRNAHSAGHILTIEDPIEYLFKNKKSIINQREVGTDTESLQTALKNAMRQAPDVIFIGEIRDRETMSHAIAYAQSGHLVVSTLHANNSYQALNRILNFYPAEVRSAMLSDLAATLKAIISQRLLRTVDGGRTPAVEVMVNTRLISELIEKGDFFGVREALEKSLAEESQTFEADIARLILSGRVTREEGLAHADSATNLLWRLQNDDRARATIGNRRFAEAAGGVGTGKAAEPSFDGFLPSTSQPNRV; from the coding sequence ATGGGACTGATGGAACAGCTGCTGCGGCTGATGGTAGAAAAAAACGCCTCTGACTTGTATCTGTCAGCTGGCAGTGCACCGCTCTTCAAAATTCACGGCAATCCGGTCACCGTCAATGCGCAACGGTTGCCCACGGACGGACCGTATCGCCTGCTGAGCGAAATGGTCTCCGTGGAAGACATGCGGACTTTCGATCGCTTCGGCGAACTCAACACTGCCGTTTCCATTCCCAACATGGGGCGCTTCCGCGTCAGTGCCATGCGGCAGCGCGGGACGTGCGCGGTGGTCGTGCGCTATGTCAACAACCGAATACCCGAGCTCCCGGAACTGGGTATACCCACGATCCTGACCGACATGATCATGGCCAAGCGGGGGCTGATCCTGATCGTCGGCTCTACGGGATCCGGCAAAAGCACCACTATCGCGTCGCTGCTGGAGCACCGCAATGCGCACAGCGCAGGCCACATTTTGACGATCGAAGACCCCATCGAATACCTTTTCAAAAATAAAAAATCCATCATCAACCAGCGCGAAGTCGGCACGGATACGGAGTCGCTGCAAACGGCGCTCAAAAACGCCATGCGCCAAGCCCCTGATGTGATCTTCATCGGCGAGATCCGTGACCGCGAAACCATGTCGCACGCCATTGCCTATGCCCAATCCGGCCATTTGGTCGTGTCGACACTGCATGCCAACAACAGCTACCAAGCACTCAACCGGATACTCAACTTTTATCCTGCCGAGGTACGCTCGGCCATGCTCAGCGATCTGGCCGCCACCCTCAAAGCCATCATCTCACAGCGGCTGCTGCGCACCGTCGACGGTGGACGCACGCCGGCCGTCGAAGTCATGGTCAACACGCGCCTCATCAGCGAGCTCATCGAAAAAGGCGACTTTTTCGGCGTGCGCGAGGCGCTGGAAAAATCCCTGGCCGAAGAATCCCAAACTTTTGAAGCCGACATCGCCCGTCTTATTCTCTCGGGGCGGGTCACACGCGAAGAGGGGTTGGCCCACGCCGACTCGGCGACCAATTTGTTGTGGCGACTGCAAAATGACGACCGCGCCCGCGCCACTATCGGCAACCGTCGATTCGCGGAAGCGGCTGGCGGTGTCGGTACCGGCAAAGCCGCGGAACCCTCTTTCGATGGGTTTTTGCCATCGACCTCCCAACCCAACCGAGTTTGA
- the dapE gene encoding succinyl-diaminopimelate desuccinylase: MSLADETLRLTEALIRCPSVTPDDAGCQALLAERLQALGFACETITSGPDDFRVTNLWALRPGATPEAPVLVFAGHTDVVPPGPRERWHSDPFTPTIRDGKLYGRGASDMKASLAAMVVACEAFLAAHPTPPLSIGFLLTSDEEGPARDGTVVVCEALRQRGQRLDYCIVGEPTSVQRTGDMIKNGRRGTMSGRLTVKGIQGHIAYPHLARNPIHLLAPALAELVATRWDDGNAHFPPTSWQVSNIHGGTGASNVIPGTVVVDFNFRFSTESTPESLQARVHDILARHGLQAGTDYDLTWTVGGLPFLTPPGTLVDAVRHAVYDVTSIEPELSTTGGTSDGRFIAQICPQVVELGPPNASIHQIDEHITLDDLAVLTNIYRRVLEVLHEKHSRPGTPVA, translated from the coding sequence GTGAGTCTCGCCGACGAAACGCTGCGGCTGACCGAAGCCCTCATTCGCTGTCCCTCCGTGACGCCGGACGATGCCGGTTGCCAAGCGCTGCTCGCCGAGCGGCTGCAGGCGCTGGGCTTCGCGTGTGAGACGATCACGAGCGGCCCCGATGATTTCCGCGTCACCAACCTGTGGGCGCTGCGGCCCGGCGCGACACCGGAGGCGCCGGTGCTGGTCTTTGCCGGCCACACGGACGTGGTGCCGCCGGGCCCGCGGGAACGCTGGCACAGCGACCCGTTCACGCCGACGATCCGTGACGGCAAGCTCTACGGCCGCGGCGCGAGCGACATGAAGGCGTCACTCGCCGCGATGGTGGTGGCGTGTGAGGCGTTTCTGGCCGCACACCCGACGCCCCCGCTGTCGATCGGTTTTTTGCTCACCAGTGACGAAGAGGGCCCCGCGCGCGACGGAACCGTGGTCGTGTGCGAGGCGCTGCGCCAGCGCGGCCAACGTCTCGACTACTGCATCGTCGGCGAACCCACCAGCGTGCAGCGCACCGGCGACATGATCAAAAACGGCCGGCGCGGCACGATGAGCGGGCGGCTCACGGTCAAGGGCATCCAGGGGCACATCGCCTACCCGCACCTCGCGCGCAACCCCATCCACCTGCTCGCCCCCGCGCTGGCCGAGCTGGTCGCCACACGCTGGGACGACGGCAACGCGCACTTCCCCCCGACGAGCTGGCAGGTCAGCAACATCCACGGCGGCACCGGCGCGAGCAACGTCATCCCCGGGACAGTCGTGGTGGACTTCAATTTCCGCTTCAGCACCGAGTCCACCCCCGAGAGCCTGCAAGCCCGCGTGCACGACATCCTCGCGCGCCACGGACTGCAGGCCGGCACCGACTACGACCTGACCTGGACCGTGGGCGGGTTGCCGTTCCTCACCCCGCCCGGAACGCTGGTCGATGCCGTGCGACACGCAGTGTATGATGTCACGAGTATCGAGCCCGAGCTGTCCACGACAGGGGGAACGAGCGACGGGCGGTTTATCGCCCAAATCTGCCCCCAAGTCGTCGAACTCGGACCGCCCAACGCTTCGATACACCAAATCGACGAACATATCACGCTGGACGATTTGGCGGTATTGACCAACATCTACCGCCGCGTTCTGGAAGTACTCCATGAGAAGCACAGCCGCCCTGGCACGCCCGTTGCGTAA
- a CDS encoding IS5 family transposase, which translates to MTTESFFLLGARPLIEDTPTYKLHQLIDWKAIGAQLKGLYRRELTRGGGPEPYAPLSMFKLMLLGQWHGLSDAELERALKVRIDFMVFCGFDPSAGEMPDASTICRFRNRLVQAKLDQRLLCSINRQLEAIGVKVQGSTGAIVDATIIESAARPRVTIEVSEEEPQITTSADADARWLKKGKQSYHGYRGYATTDTEDGYVQHVEVHPANEAEVNKLPQIIEAHIAATGATPDGVLADKGYASAANRQYLRERGITDFIQHKATRGHPLDAVLKALNRLIGTVRYKVEQCFGTMKRRFHLDRARYFGRAKVQAQMCWAAIGFNLLKAHRKLMRLQTQGASAPA; encoded by the coding sequence ATGACCACCGAGAGCTTCTTCCTGCTGGGCGCACGCCCCCTGATCGAAGACACGCCGACCTACAAGCTGCACCAGCTCATCGATTGGAAGGCGATCGGCGCGCAGCTCAAGGGCCTGTACCGGCGCGAGCTCACCCGCGGTGGCGGCCCCGAGCCGTATGCGCCGCTGTCGATGTTCAAGCTCATGCTCTTGGGTCAGTGGCATGGGCTGTCGGATGCGGAACTGGAGCGGGCGCTCAAGGTACGCATCGACTTCATGGTCTTCTGTGGCTTCGACCCCTCGGCCGGGGAGATGCCCGATGCCAGCACCATCTGTCGCTTTCGCAACCGCTTGGTGCAAGCCAAGCTCGATCAGCGGCTGCTTTGCAGCATCAACCGCCAGCTCGAAGCCATCGGCGTCAAGGTCCAGGGCAGCACGGGCGCGATCGTGGATGCCACCATCATCGAAAGTGCTGCCCGTCCGCGCGTGACCATCGAGGTCAGCGAAGAGGAACCACAAATCACGACCAGCGCCGATGCGGATGCGCGCTGGCTCAAGAAAGGCAAGCAGTCCTATCACGGCTACCGTGGCTACGCCACCACGGACACCGAAGACGGCTATGTGCAACACGTCGAAGTCCACCCGGCCAACGAGGCCGAAGTGAACAAGCTGCCCCAAATCATCGAAGCCCACATCGCCGCCACTGGCGCCACGCCCGATGGGGTGCTTGCCGATAAAGGCTACGCGAGTGCTGCCAACCGGCAGTATCTGCGTGAGCGTGGTATCACTGACTTCATCCAGCACAAGGCCACGCGGGGGCACCCGCTCGATGCGGTGCTCAAAGCCTTGAACCGCCTGATCGGCACTGTGCGCTACAAGGTCGAGCAGTGCTTCGGCACGATGAAGCGGCGCTTCCATCTGGATCGTGCGCGCTACTTCGGGCGGGCGAAGGTGCAGGCGCAGATGTGCTGGGCAGCGATCGGCTTCAACCTGCTCAAAGCTCACCGCAAGCTCATGCGGCTGCAGACACAGGGGGCCAGTGCGCCCGCGTGA
- a CDS encoding YybH family protein, with protein MCNGLWVCAVSWASTDAAAQAELDRLLKEGKTRQALEWVEQRLAANPDQPTLALVKGVLLAESQRNEDAKQVFQDLILKYPQLPEPYNNLAVLYAREGDLTKARATLELAIKSNPAYAIAYENLGDIYARLANESYARALNLQPGGNSVSPKLRLIRQVVSLTHGTSRGTEAPPATRPSASVPAAVTATASASTRPAPPPEPEKNAARPTEIGSPAREAVLQAVERWRAAWASRDMDAYVAAYVPNYAPSDEAGGHAAWVQERRRRIADKSRIEIELDDITVVTASPEEAVVRFRQRYQAPGLRSTTRKELRLRLVDGQWRIAAERTLR; from the coding sequence TTGTGCAACGGTCTTTGGGTTTGCGCGGTATCGTGGGCCTCCACCGATGCAGCGGCACAAGCGGAGCTCGACCGGCTGCTCAAGGAAGGCAAGACCCGCCAGGCGCTCGAGTGGGTCGAACAACGCCTCGCGGCAAACCCCGATCAACCGACGCTCGCCCTCGTCAAGGGGGTACTGCTCGCCGAATCGCAGCGCAACGAGGACGCCAAGCAGGTCTTTCAGGATCTGATCTTGAAATACCCGCAGTTGCCTGAGCCGTACAACAACCTGGCTGTACTCTACGCGCGTGAAGGCGATTTGACCAAAGCCCGCGCGACCCTCGAACTCGCCATCAAGAGCAACCCGGCTTATGCCATTGCGTACGAAAATCTCGGGGATATTTACGCGCGCCTGGCCAACGAATCGTATGCTCGCGCGCTGAACCTCCAGCCCGGCGGCAACAGTGTATCGCCCAAGTTGCGATTGATACGCCAGGTCGTGAGCCTCACCCACGGCACCTCACGGGGCACCGAGGCGCCACCGGCCACGCGGCCGAGTGCAAGCGTCCCCGCCGCGGTGACCGCCACCGCCTCTGCCAGTACCCGACCGGCGCCCCCGCCGGAACCTGAGAAGAACGCGGCCAGACCGACCGAGATCGGTTCACCGGCGCGTGAAGCGGTCTTGCAGGCCGTCGAACGGTGGCGCGCCGCTTGGGCTTCGCGGGATATGGACGCGTACGTGGCCGCCTATGTGCCGAACTACGCACCGTCCGATGAGGCCGGCGGCCATGCGGCCTGGGTCCAGGAGCGGCGCCGCCGCATCGCCGACAAAAGTCGCATCGAGATCGAGCTGGATGACATCACCGTCGTAACGGCAAGCCCGGAGGAGGCGGTCGTTCGGTTCCGCCAGCGGTATCAGGCGCCGGGCCTGCGTTCGACGACGCGCAAGGAGTTGCGCTTGCGCCTCGTGGATGGGCAGTGGCGCATCGCGGCTGAGCGAACCTTGCGCTGA
- a CDS encoding L,D-transpeptidase family protein, whose protein sequence is MLKRWLLALTGAIVVLLSTSWWVASGPETGAVAWPLRGNIPAAADLPDPDTATTGQAKPHEWRPSQTSRDPTERQLFAVLEAIIDGQLDTAIDRAQALLDQRPNFQLAHLVLADLYAIRAHGQIPTPAQRDGLDRELRQRLQAALTPPPPQHWPEALLAFDPLSPWAIVVDTDRSRLYLLQRPTAPDAAPTVVYDSFISIGKAGAGKRREGDNKTPLGVYDITGLKRDAELPDFYGAGALTLNYPNPVDRWHQRSGYGIWLHGTPSSQYARTPESSEGCVVLPNDHMQHLLTLTDIERAPVIIAQSIRWIPHTEQMARRQAVLDQLGRQWPALRASLPDAGLQVWRDQDGSQFARVSLRAPDATSAAAQVAVIRLDEGGGLTALTPEALAPWMPKQDTTASAAIAPGTEASPTGARGAPVKDERNEAVATALNQWAQAWSRRDVDAYLSHYAKDFRPPSGLSRQQWEAQRRQAILGRQRIRVQLHIQEIRIRDGVAIVKAIQRYEGDGKRLTTPKRFSLHLERGTWRIVEERTP, encoded by the coding sequence ATGCTTAAACGCTGGTTGTTGGCGCTAACCGGCGCCATCGTGGTGCTGCTATCCACGTCATGGTGGGTGGCGAGCGGCCCGGAAACCGGGGCAGTGGCGTGGCCCCTGCGTGGGAACATTCCGGCAGCCGCCGACCTTCCCGATCCCGATACAGCAACGACGGGGCAGGCAAAACCTCACGAGTGGCGGCCGAGCCAAACCAGCCGCGACCCGACCGAGCGACAACTGTTCGCCGTACTCGAAGCAATCATTGACGGCCAGCTCGACACGGCCATCGACAGGGCCCAAGCACTGCTCGATCAACGCCCGAACTTTCAATTGGCGCACCTCGTGCTCGCCGATCTGTACGCGATCCGTGCGCACGGGCAGATCCCGACGCCGGCCCAACGCGACGGGCTCGACCGCGAATTGCGGCAAAGGTTGCAAGCCGCCCTGACGCCCCCGCCACCGCAGCACTGGCCCGAGGCCCTGTTGGCATTCGACCCCTTATCGCCGTGGGCGATTGTCGTCGATACCGATCGCTCACGGCTGTACCTGTTGCAACGCCCAACGGCACCCGACGCGGCGCCCACCGTCGTGTACGACAGCTTCATTTCGATCGGCAAGGCCGGAGCGGGCAAGCGTCGCGAGGGAGACAACAAAACGCCGTTGGGGGTATACGACATCACGGGACTCAAGCGAGACGCCGAATTGCCCGATTTTTATGGCGCAGGGGCGTTGACCCTGAACTATCCCAATCCCGTGGACCGCTGGCATCAGCGCAGCGGGTACGGTATCTGGCTGCACGGAACACCCTCGTCCCAGTACGCGCGGACGCCGGAATCATCGGAAGGCTGCGTCGTTCTCCCGAACGACCACATGCAGCATCTGCTGACACTGACCGATATCGAGCGCGCGCCGGTGATCATTGCACAGAGCATCCGCTGGATTCCCCACACGGAGCAGATGGCACGGCGCCAAGCGGTGTTGGATCAATTGGGGCGGCAATGGCCCGCGTTGCGGGCATCGCTGCCGGATGCCGGTCTGCAGGTCTGGCGCGATCAGGATGGCAGTCAATTCGCGCGAGTTTCACTGCGCGCGCCCGATGCGACCTCCGCGGCGGCCCAAGTTGCCGTGATTCGTCTCGACGAAGGGGGTGGCCTGACCGCCTTGACCCCGGAGGCACTGGCCCCGTGGATGCCGAAGCAAGACACCACCGCATCCGCTGCCATTGCCCCTGGGACCGAGGCATCGCCGACCGGTGCGCGCGGTGCGCCCGTCAAGGACGAACGAAACGAGGCGGTCGCCACCGCTCTCAACCAATGGGCTCAGGCGTGGTCGCGGCGCGACGTCGATGCCTATCTGTCACACTACGCCAAGGACTTTCGCCCGCCCAGCGGCCTGAGCCGTCAGCAGTGGGAGGCGCAACGCCGCCAAGCGATACTCGGACGCCAGCGTATTCGTGTTCAACTGCACATTCAGGAAATCCGTATCCGTGACGGTGTGGCCATCGTGAAAGCGATCCAGCGCTACGAGGGGGATGGCAAGCGGCTGACCACGCCAAAACGTTTCAGTTTGCACTTGGAACGGGGCACTTGGCGCATCGTGGAGGAACGCACGCCATGA
- the prmB gene encoding 50S ribosomal protein L3 N(5)-glutamine methyltransferase: MIGSNSLTLGALLRAAEERLQQAGVAFGHGTTNARDEAAWLLLWRLGLPLDWDLDAHADDPVNAEQAQAVQALIEERIRTRKPAAYLTGEAWLQGVPFHVNERVIVPRSLIAELIAAAPQADELDPWLSADTCRVLDLCTGNGSLAVLAAMAWPEVTVDASDISPDALAVAQRNVERHGLQDRIRLIRSDGWSAITGRYDLILCNPPYVNRTSMAQLPPEFRAEPALALDGGEDGMDFVRHLLAHALDHMTPDAVLVLEIGHERPHFERAFPTLPVVWLRTSGGDDAVLLITRDALAAAQADLPPDPRSNSR, from the coding sequence ATGATCGGCTCGAATTCCCTCACCCTCGGCGCGCTATTGCGCGCGGCGGAGGAGCGGCTGCAGCAGGCCGGTGTCGCGTTCGGCCACGGCACGACCAACGCGCGCGACGAGGCCGCCTGGCTGCTGCTGTGGCGGCTGGGGCTGCCGCTGGACTGGGATCTGGACGCGCACGCGGACGACCCCGTGAACGCCGAACAGGCCCAAGCCGTGCAGGCACTTATCGAGGAGCGCATCCGCACGCGCAAACCCGCGGCGTACCTGACCGGCGAGGCGTGGCTGCAGGGGGTGCCGTTCCATGTGAACGAGCGCGTGATCGTGCCGCGCAGCCTGATTGCCGAGCTGATCGCCGCCGCGCCACAGGCGGACGAACTCGATCCGTGGCTGTCCGCCGACACGTGCCGTGTGCTAGACCTGTGCACTGGCAACGGGTCGCTCGCCGTGCTGGCGGCGATGGCGTGGCCGGAGGTAACCGTGGACGCCAGCGACATCTCCCCCGACGCGCTGGCCGTCGCGCAACGCAACGTCGAACGCCACGGGCTGCAGGACCGCATCCGGCTCATCCGCTCCGACGGCTGGTCGGCGATCACCGGCCGCTACGACCTGATCCTGTGCAACCCGCCCTATGTCAACCGCACGAGCATGGCGCAGCTGCCGCCCGAATTCCGCGCCGAACCGGCGTTGGCGCTCGACGGCGGTGAGGACGGTATGGACTTCGTGCGCCACCTGCTCGCGCACGCGCTCGACCACATGACCCCGGACGCGGTGCTGGTGCTGGAAATCGGCCACGAGCGGCCGCACTTCGAGCGCGCGTTTCCGACGCTGCCCGTCGTGTGGCTGCGCACCAGCGGGGGCGACGATGCGGTGCTGCTCATTACCCGCGACGCGCTCGCCGCTGCGCAGGCCGATCTGCCCCCCGACCCGCGCTCGAACAGCCGATGA
- a CDS encoding ABC-F family ATP-binding cassette domain-containing protein, whose amino-acid sequence MITLRDVTLRRGAKVVLEGASVTIHPGEKVGLVGRNGAGKSSLFALWRGELHEDRGEVGLPAHWRIAHVAQEMPDTAEAATDFVVAGDTRLLAAHAQLAAAEAAGDGEAIALAHAALSDAGAHDARARAQALMLGLGFAPTELDRPVNAFSGGWRMRLQLARALMCPSDLLLLDEPTNHLDLDALVWLEGWLQRYEGTLIVISHDREFLDAVTRVTLSLEQGRLTRYGGHYSRFEEMRAEQLAQQQAAYSRQQERIAHLQRFIERFRAKATKARQAQSRLKALARMERIAPVLTSADFQFSFDDPGALPNPMLTLHDVDAGYAGEDGQPPRAIVRGIRRSVLPGQRIGILGANGQGKSTVVKTISGVLPPLTGRITPGKGLRIGYFAQQELDILRGDETPLQHLQRLAREAEAAGTLVGQSMREQDLRTFLGSFQFSGDTVAQPVGTMSGGEKARLVLALLVWQRPNLLLLDEPTNHLDLTTREALGVALNAFEGTVMLVSHDRALLRAVCDEFWLVSDGALTPFDGDLDDSQRHLIDVARRRREELAALASDRGAAPAPPPAAPLNPQERRRQLAQRRQALAQRLAPHRRERDALEARMTALQAEQTALHERLAQTTQGAEIAEAGRRLKALEAELADVEERWLTVSETIEALEREAALGDTDIATA is encoded by the coding sequence ATGATCACGCTGCGCGATGTCACGCTGCGACGGGGCGCCAAGGTCGTGCTCGAGGGCGCCAGCGTCACGATCCACCCCGGCGAAAAGGTCGGCCTCGTTGGCCGCAATGGCGCGGGCAAGTCGAGCCTGTTCGCGCTGTGGCGCGGGGAGCTGCACGAGGACCGCGGTGAAGTGGGCCTGCCGGCCCACTGGCGCATCGCCCATGTCGCGCAGGAGATGCCGGACACCGCGGAGGCGGCCACCGACTTCGTGGTCGCCGGCGACACCCGGCTACTGGCCGCCCACGCGCAACTCGCCGCGGCGGAGGCTGCCGGCGACGGGGAGGCGATCGCGCTTGCGCACGCGGCGCTATCCGACGCCGGCGCGCACGACGCCCGCGCGCGCGCCCAGGCGCTGATGCTGGGCCTGGGGTTTGCGCCCACGGAACTGGACCGCCCGGTGAATGCCTTTTCCGGGGGCTGGCGCATGCGGCTGCAGCTCGCGCGCGCGCTGATGTGCCCGAGCGACCTGCTGCTGCTCGACGAGCCCACCAATCACCTGGACCTCGACGCCCTCGTGTGGCTCGAGGGGTGGCTGCAGCGCTACGAGGGCACGCTCATCGTGATCAGCCACGACCGCGAATTTCTGGACGCGGTCACGCGCGTGACGCTATCCCTGGAGCAGGGACGGCTGACGCGCTACGGTGGTCATTACTCGCGCTTCGAGGAGATGCGCGCCGAGCAGCTCGCGCAGCAGCAGGCTGCCTACAGCCGCCAGCAGGAGCGCATCGCGCACCTGCAGCGCTTCATCGAGCGCTTCCGCGCCAAGGCCACCAAGGCCCGGCAGGCCCAAAGCCGGCTGAAGGCGCTGGCGCGCATGGAGCGCATCGCACCGGTGCTGACCAGCGCGGATTTTCAGTTCAGCTTCGATGACCCCGGGGCGCTGCCCAACCCGATGCTGACGCTACACGACGTGGACGCCGGCTACGCAGGGGAAGACGGCCAGCCGCCACGCGCCATCGTGCGCGGCATCCGTCGCAGCGTCCTGCCGGGACAGCGCATCGGGATCCTCGGGGCCAATGGCCAGGGCAAATCCACCGTCGTCAAGACCATCTCCGGCGTGCTGCCGCCGCTCACCGGGCGCATCACACCGGGCAAGGGCCTGCGCATCGGCTACTTCGCGCAGCAGGAGCTCGACATCCTGCGCGGGGACGAAACGCCGCTGCAGCACTTGCAGCGGCTGGCGCGCGAGGCCGAGGCCGCGGGCACGCTCGTCGGCCAGTCGATGCGCGAACAAGACCTGCGCACCTTCCTCGGCAGTTTTCAGTTCAGCGGCGACACCGTCGCGCAGCCGGTGGGCACGATGAGCGGTGGCGAAAAGGCGCGCCTCGTGCTGGCGCTGCTGGTGTGGCAGCGGCCCAACCTGCTGTTGCTGGACGAGCCGACCAACCACCTCGACCTGACCACGCGCGAGGCGCTCGGCGTTGCGCTCAACGCGTTCGAGGGCACGGTGATGCTGGTCAGCCACGACCGCGCGCTGCTGCGCGCCGTCTGCGACGAGTTCTGGCTCGTCAGCGACGGGGCGCTCACCCCCTTCGACGGCGATCTGGACGATTCCCAGCGCCACCTGATCGACGTGGCGCGCCGCCGGCGGGAAGAGCTGGCGGCGCTCGCGTCGGACCGCGGTGCGGCCCCGGCTCCGCCGCCCGCCGCCCCGCTCAACCCGCAGGAGCGCCGTCGCCAGCTCGCCCAACGCCGGCAGGCGCTCGCGCAACGCCTCGCCCCCCACCGCCGCGAGCGAGACGCGCTGGAGGCGCGCATGACCGCCCTGCAGGCGGAGCAAACCGCGCTGCACGAGCGCCTGGCCCAGACCACCCAGGGCGCCGAGATCGCCGAAGCGGGCCGGCGTCTGAAGGCGCTGGAGGCGGAACTCGCCGACGTCGAGGAGCGCTGGCTCACGGTGTCGGAAACCATCGAAGCCCTGGAACGGGAAGCCGCCCTGGGCGATACCGATATCGCCACCGCCTGA